From a region of the Arvicanthis niloticus isolate mArvNil1 chromosome 6, mArvNil1.pat.X, whole genome shotgun sequence genome:
- the Clic3 gene encoding chloride intracellular channel protein 3 — MAETTKLQLFVKASEDGESVGHCPSCQRLFMVLLLKGVPFTLTTVDTRRAQDVLKDFAPGAQLPILLSDGDVKTDTLQIEDFLEETLGPPDYPSLAPRYRESNTAGSDIFHKFSAFIKNPVPTQDNALYRQLLRALTRLDSYLRAPLDHERAQEPRLLESRRRFLDGDQFTLADCSLLPKLHIVDTVCAHFRQLPIPAELSRVRRYLDSALQEKEFKYTCPHSAEILAAYQPAVHPR, encoded by the exons ATGGCTGAAACCACCAAGCTCCAGCTCTTTGTGAAG GCCAGTGAGGATGGCGAGAGCGTAGGACACTGCCCTTCCTGTCAGCGGCTCTTCATGGTCCTACTCCTCAAGGGTGTGCCCTTCACACTCACCACAGTGGACACACGAAG GGCACAGGATGTGCTGAAGGACTTCGCACCAGGCGCCCAGCTGCCCATCCTGCTGTCTGATGGGGATGTCAAGACAGACACACTGCAGATCGAGGACTTTCTGGAGGAGACACTGGGGCCACCTGA CTACCCTAGCCTGGCACCCAGGTACAGGGAGTCCAACACAGCAGGCAGCGACATCTTCCACAAGTTCTCCGCCTTCATCAAGAACCCGGTGCCTACACAGGACAATG CCCTGTATCGGCAGCTGCTCCGGGCCCTGACCAGGCTGGACAGCTACCTGCGTGCACCGCTGGACCATGAGCGGGCGCAGGAACCGCGACTTCTGGAGTCCCGCCGCCGATTTCTCGATGGCGACCAGTTCACGTTGGCTGACTGCAGCCTGCTGCCCAAGCTACACATTGTGGAT ACCGTGTGTGCGCACTTCCGCCAGCTGCCCATCCCTGCGGAACTGTCCCGCGTTCGCCGCTACTTGGACAGTGCGCTACAGGAGAAAGAGTTCAAGTACACGTGTCCGCACAGCGCAGAGATACTGGCAGCCTATCAGCCTGCTGTGCACCCCCGTTAA
- the Paxx gene encoding protein PAXX isoform X2, producing the protein MTSPPLSLPLCILPPGSGSPRLVCYCEPESGGDGDRNDFNLYVTDAAELWSTCFSPDSLVTLKARFGLSGAEDVHSRFRAACQQQAVTVSLQKDRALMTLAGDASALAFDLSKVPSPEAAPRLQALTLSLAERVCNLERQLAAAKETATSPMKNIQPAGTQFFLPELDHQRGSSGPGVRRRRCPGESLINPGFKSKKPAGGVDFDET; encoded by the exons ATGACTTCTCCGCCATTGTCGCTGCCGCTTTGCATTCTGCCGCCAGGCTCGGGCTCTCCCCGCTTGGTATGCTACTGTGAGCCTGAGAGTGGTGGAGACGGGGACCGCAACGACTTCAACCTCTA TGTGACGGACGCCGCGGAGCTCTGGAGCACCTGCTTCTCGCCTGACAGCCTGGTGACGCTC AAAGCCCGATTTGGCCTAAGTGGAGCTGAGGATGTCCATTCCCGGTTCAG AGCAGCCTGCCAACAGCAGGCAGTGACTGTAAGCCTGCAAAAGGACAGAGCATTGATGACCCTTGCAGGGGACGCCTCTGCCCTGGCCTTTGACCTCTCCAAGGTGCCAAGCCCGGAGGCAGCCCCCAGGCTGCAGGCTTTGACTCTCAGCCTGGCAGAGCGTGTATGCAACCTAGAGAGGCAGCTGGCAG CTGCAAAAGAGACTGCCACTAGCCCCATGAAGAACATCCAGCCAGCAGGCACTCAGTTCTTCTTACCAG AACTTGATCACCAGAGAGGCAGCTCTGGGCCTGGGGTCAGGAGACGACGGTGTCCAGGGGAGTCTCTCATCAACCCTGGCTTCAAAAG TAAGAAGCCAGCTGGTGGTGTAGACTTCGATGAGACCTGA
- the Paxx gene encoding protein PAXX isoform X1, producing the protein MTSPPLSLPLCILPPGSGSPRLVCYCEPESGGDGDRNDFNLYVTDAAELWSTCFSPDSLVTLQKARFGLSGAEDVHSRFRAACQQQAVTVSLQKDRALMTLAGDASALAFDLSKVPSPEAAPRLQALTLSLAERVCNLERQLAAAKETATSPMKNIQPAGTQFFLPELDHQRGSSGPGVRRRRCPGESLINPGFKSKKPAGGVDFDET; encoded by the exons ATGACTTCTCCGCCATTGTCGCTGCCGCTTTGCATTCTGCCGCCAGGCTCGGGCTCTCCCCGCTTGGTATGCTACTGTGAGCCTGAGAGTGGTGGAGACGGGGACCGCAACGACTTCAACCTCTA TGTGACGGACGCCGCGGAGCTCTGGAGCACCTGCTTCTCGCCTGACAGCCTGGTGACGCTC CAGAAAGCCCGATTTGGCCTAAGTGGAGCTGAGGATGTCCATTCCCGGTTCAG AGCAGCCTGCCAACAGCAGGCAGTGACTGTAAGCCTGCAAAAGGACAGAGCATTGATGACCCTTGCAGGGGACGCCTCTGCCCTGGCCTTTGACCTCTCCAAGGTGCCAAGCCCGGAGGCAGCCCCCAGGCTGCAGGCTTTGACTCTCAGCCTGGCAGAGCGTGTATGCAACCTAGAGAGGCAGCTGGCAG CTGCAAAAGAGACTGCCACTAGCCCCATGAAGAACATCCAGCCAGCAGGCACTCAGTTCTTCTTACCAG AACTTGATCACCAGAGAGGCAGCTCTGGGCCTGGGGTCAGGAGACGACGGTGTCCAGGGGAGTCTCTCATCAACCCTGGCTTCAAAAG TAAGAAGCCAGCTGGTGGTGTAGACTTCGATGAGACCTGA
- the Paxx gene encoding protein PAXX isoform X3 — protein MTSPPLSLPLCILPPGSGSPRLVCYCEPESGGDGDRNDFNLYVTDAAELWSTCFSPDSLVTLQKARFGLSGAEDVHSRFRAACQQQAVTVSLQKDRALMTLAGDASALAFDLSKVPSPEAAPRLQALTLSLAERVCNLERQLAAAKETATSPMKNIQPAGTQFFLPELDHQRGSSGPGVRRRRCPGESLINPGFKRSQLVV, from the exons ATGACTTCTCCGCCATTGTCGCTGCCGCTTTGCATTCTGCCGCCAGGCTCGGGCTCTCCCCGCTTGGTATGCTACTGTGAGCCTGAGAGTGGTGGAGACGGGGACCGCAACGACTTCAACCTCTA TGTGACGGACGCCGCGGAGCTCTGGAGCACCTGCTTCTCGCCTGACAGCCTGGTGACGCTC CAGAAAGCCCGATTTGGCCTAAGTGGAGCTGAGGATGTCCATTCCCGGTTCAG AGCAGCCTGCCAACAGCAGGCAGTGACTGTAAGCCTGCAAAAGGACAGAGCATTGATGACCCTTGCAGGGGACGCCTCTGCCCTGGCCTTTGACCTCTCCAAGGTGCCAAGCCCGGAGGCAGCCCCCAGGCTGCAGGCTTTGACTCTCAGCCTGGCAGAGCGTGTATGCAACCTAGAGAGGCAGCTGGCAG CTGCAAAAGAGACTGCCACTAGCCCCATGAAGAACATCCAGCCAGCAGGCACTCAGTTCTTCTTACCAG AACTTGATCACCAGAGAGGCAGCTCTGGGCCTGGGGTCAGGAGACGACGGTGTCCAGGGGAGTCTCTCATCAACCCTGGCTTCAAAAG AAGCCAGCTGGTGGTGTAG